From Arcobacter lacus, one genomic window encodes:
- a CDS encoding BaiN/RdsA family NAD(P)/FAD-dependent oxidoreductase, with amino-acid sequence MNDIYDCIVLGGGPSGILASISCASENNKVLLLEKLPKIAAKLKATGGGKCNLTNTLDTFEFMAKFGKNGRFMSHALEVFNATDLRDFFAKIGVETIARDGFRVFPVNHSSSIILSALDDELKRVGVDVECSVAIETIKKEEDIFIITSKDKIYKSKNIIIATGGLGYPILGATGDGYIYAKDFGHSITSTHPAMMPLMTKEKNFASCKADTIAKAILKVNIPKYKNLKLVGDLIFTKEGLRGPVILDFAREITPILAKHSEVPLLINFLKGKNEEEIFSHLKNEIAKNPTHTILENLETLLATSVATQVLNICEIDLNLRFKQIEGIKREKLVKTLAWTPFTIIGHEGFKNAMITRGGVELKEIEPKTMQSKIVDGLYFCGEVVNIDGPCGGYNLQWSFSSGFLAGKLNK; translated from the coding sequence TTGAATGATATTTATGATTGTATAGTACTTGGCGGAGGTCCATCTGGAATCTTAGCTAGTATTAGTTGTGCTAGTGAAAATAACAAGGTACTACTTCTTGAAAAACTTCCAAAAATTGCAGCTAAACTAAAAGCAACTGGTGGAGGAAAATGTAATCTTACAAATACTTTAGATACTTTTGAGTTTATGGCAAAGTTTGGTAAAAACGGTCGTTTTATGAGCCATGCTTTGGAAGTTTTTAATGCAACTGATTTAAGAGATTTTTTTGCCAAAATTGGAGTTGAAACAATAGCAAGAGATGGGTTTAGAGTATTCCCTGTAAATCACAGTTCAAGTATAATTTTAAGTGCATTAGATGATGAACTAAAAAGAGTTGGTGTTGATGTTGAGTGTTCAGTAGCTATTGAAACTATAAAAAAAGAAGAAGATATTTTTATAATAACTTCAAAAGATAAAATCTACAAATCAAAAAATATAATCATAGCGACAGGAGGTTTGGGGTATCCAATTCTTGGTGCAACTGGTGATGGATATATCTATGCAAAAGATTTTGGTCACAGTATTACTTCAACTCATCCAGCTATGATGCCACTAATGACAAAAGAGAAAAACTTTGCTTCTTGTAAAGCTGATACAATCGCAAAAGCTATCTTAAAAGTAAATATTCCAAAGTATAAAAATCTAAAACTTGTTGGTGATTTGATTTTCACAAAAGAGGGGTTAAGAGGTCCAGTTATTTTGGATTTTGCTAGAGAAATTACTCCTATTTTAGCAAAACATAGTGAAGTTCCACTTTTGATAAACTTTTTAAAAGGTAAAAATGAAGAAGAGATTTTTTCTCATCTAAAAAATGAAATAGCAAAAAATCCAACACATACTATTTTAGAAAATTTAGAAACTCTACTTGCAACAAGTGTAGCAACGCAAGTTTTAAATATTTGTGAAATTGATTTAAATTTGAGATTTAAACAAATAGAGGGAATTAAGCGAGAAAAATTGGTTAAAACATTAGCTTGGACACCTTTTACAATCATAGGTCATGAGGGATTTAAAAATGCCATGATTACAAGAGGTGGAGTTGAACTAAAAGAGATAGAACCTAAAACTATGCAAAGTAAAATAGTTGATGGTTTGTACTTTTGTGGAGAAGTTGTAAATATAGATGGACCTTGTGGTGGATATAATCTTCAATGGTCTTTTTCAAGTGGATTTTTAGCAGGAAAATTAAATAAATAA
- a CDS encoding DMT family transporter, translating into MSTTTVAWIYLFIAGLLEAFWAIGLKYSEGFSKPIPTILTLCLVVSSFFLLSKAMKVLPVSFTYAIWCAIGIVSLVLIEYFYLNGVLNFQKIISILFILIGIVGLKIS; encoded by the coding sequence ATGTCAACAACAACAGTAGCTTGGATTTATCTTTTTATAGCTGGATTACTTGAAGCTTTTTGGGCAATTGGTTTGAAATATAGTGAAGGATTTTCAAAACCAATTCCTACTATTTTGACTTTGTGTTTGGTAGTTTCAAGTTTTTTTCTTCTTTCAAAAGCAATGAAAGTATTGCCCGTTAGTTTTACTTATGCAATTTGGTGTGCAATAGGAATAGTTAGTTTGGTTTTAATAGAGTATTTTTATTTAAATGGTGTTTTAAATTTTCAAAAAATCATCTCTATACTTTTTATTTTGATTGGAATTGTAGGCTTAAAAATATCATAG
- a CDS encoding allophanate hydrolase-related protein yields the protein MNENEILIGVCGAHMSGLPLNWQLTELEASFVKKCKTKKGYRLFLLENKTPIRPGMIYDSSVKSQLELEVWSMKVENFGKFMKQIASPLGIGTVFLEDESSVYGFLCEADFVKNSKEITSLGSWRNFLCQQQQ from the coding sequence ATGAATGAAAATGAGATTTTAATAGGTGTTTGTGGAGCTCATATGAGTGGTTTGCCTTTAAATTGGCAATTAACTGAACTTGAAGCTTCTTTTGTAAAAAAGTGCAAAACAAAAAAAGGTTATAGACTTTTTTTACTTGAAAATAAAACGCCAATTCGACCTGGTATGATTTATGATAGTTCTGTTAAAAGCCAATTAGAGCTTGAAGTTTGGTCTATGAAAGTAGAAAACTTTGGAAAGTTTATGAAACAAATAGCAAGTCCACTTGGAATAGGAACTGTTTTTTTAGAAGATGAGTCAAGTGTTTATGGCTTTTTATGTGAAGCAGATTTTGTGAAAAATTCAAAAGAGATAACAAGTTTAGGAAGTTGGAGAAATTTCTTATGTCAACAACAACAGTAG
- the atzF gene encoding allophanate hydrolase yields the protein MNLNIKDLKAKYLSGETTVKEVISSVFSKIEQTRDYNIWIYTLNEEELSPYLKNLENKSPKDLPLYGIPFAIKDNIDLVGIPTTAACPEFSYIPKKSAFVVEKLIEAGAIPIGKTNLDQFATGLVGTRSPYGECKNSINKEYISGGSSSGSAVAVALEMASFSLGTDTAGSGRVPAAFNNLIGLKATKGVLSTSGVVPACRSLDCVTVFAKELDSIKEVFEIVNAYDEEDIYSRVYEKVEYEEKAKFSFAIPKKEQLKFFGDEEAKKLFEEAVKKFESLGGKAFEIDYEPFNESANLLYSGPWVVERFIAIKDVITKTPQIVEPTVRKIISGGENINAINYFESEYILKKNRKKAEKLFDEFEFMLTPTTGTIYKIEEVNNNPIELNTNLGYYTNYMNLLDLSAIAVPTGNRANGLPFGVTVVAKNFEEEKLLSYASKYLGV from the coding sequence ATGAATCTAAATATAAAAGATTTAAAAGCAAAATATTTAAGTGGTGAAACTACAGTAAAAGAGGTAATTTCATCTGTTTTTTCAAAAATAGAACAAACAAGAGATTATAATATTTGGATTTATACTTTAAATGAAGAAGAATTAAGCCCATATTTAAAAAATTTGGAAAATAAAAGTCCTAAAGATTTGCCACTTTATGGTATTCCTTTTGCTATAAAAGATAATATTGATTTAGTTGGTATTCCAACAACTGCTGCTTGTCCTGAGTTTTCTTATATCCCAAAAAAATCAGCTTTTGTGGTTGAAAAGTTAATAGAGGCGGGTGCAATTCCAATAGGAAAAACAAATCTTGACCAATTTGCAACGGGACTTGTGGGAACTAGAAGTCCTTATGGAGAGTGTAAAAACTCAATAAATAAAGAGTATATATCAGGTGGTTCAAGCTCAGGAAGTGCTGTTGCCGTTGCTCTTGAAATGGCTAGTTTTTCTCTTGGAACAGATACAGCAGGAAGTGGAAGAGTTCCAGCAGCTTTTAATAATCTAATAGGATTAAAAGCTACAAAAGGAGTTCTTAGTACTAGTGGTGTAGTTCCCGCTTGTAGAAGTTTGGATTGTGTGACAGTATTTGCAAAAGAACTTGATAGTATCAAAGAGGTATTTGAAATAGTAAATGCTTATGATGAAGAGGATATTTATAGTAGAGTTTATGAAAAAGTGGAGTATGAAGAAAAAGCAAAATTCTCTTTTGCTATTCCAAAAAAAGAGCAACTAAAATTCTTTGGTGATGAGGAAGCAAAAAAACTATTTGAAGAAGCTGTTAAAAAGTTTGAATCACTTGGTGGAAAGGCTTTTGAGATTGATTATGAACCATTTAATGAAAGTGCAAATTTACTTTATAGTGGACCTTGGGTAGTTGAGAGATTTATAGCTATAAAAGATGTTATTACAAAAACTCCCCAAATTGTTGAGCCAACAGTTAGAAAAATTATAAGTGGTGGCGAAAATATAAATGCTATCAACTATTTTGAATCAGAATATATCTTGAAAAAGAATAGAAAAAAAGCTGAGAAGTTGTTTGATGAGTTTGAATTTATGCTAACACCAACAACGGGAACGATTTATAAAATAGAAGAAGTAAACAACAATCCAATAGAGTTAAATACAAATCTTGGATATTACACAAACTATATGAATCTACTTGATTTATCTGCTATTGCAGTTCCTACTGGAAATAGAGCAAATGGTTTACCTTTTGGAGTTACTGTTGTAGCAAAAAACTTTGAAGAAGAAAAACTATTAAGTTACGCTTCAAAATACTTAGGAGTTTAA